CTCTATAAATTGTGTGGACAACACCCCGAAAGGGCAGCTTGCATGATAGACGCCGGGTTTAAGATAGAAACGCTTACGGATGAAGACGTCGTGCGCCGCGTGCTCACCGGCGAGCGCGAGATGTTCGAAATCCTCATGCGCCGCTACAACCGAAGGATATACCGTGCGGCGCGTGCAATAGTGAGGGACGACGGTGAGGCCGAGGACGTCATGCAGTGTGCCTACGTAAGCGCCTATGCGAACCTCGGGCAGTTCGACGGGCTGGCGAAATTCTCCACATGGCTCACCAGAATAGCCGTGAACGAGGCGCTCGCGAGAGTGCGCATGAGAAAGAGGCTCGTACACGTCCAGCCCGGCGAGGATACCTGTGGAATCGGTATGAATATATACACTTCCAAAATGCCTGACCCGGAGCAGAATGCGCTCACGAAAGAGCTCGCCTCGATGCTCGAAGAGGCCGTCGATTCGCTGCCCGAGGCGTA
This sequence is a window from Thermodesulfobacteriota bacterium. Protein-coding genes within it:
- a CDS encoding RNA polymerase sigma factor, whose amino-acid sequence is MIDAGFKIETLTDEDVVRRVLTGEREMFEILMRRYNRRIYRAARAIVRDDGEAEDVMQCAYVSAYANLGQFDGLAKFSTWLTRIAVNEALARVRMRKRLVHVQPGEDTCGIGMNIYTSKMPDPEQNALTKELASMLEEAVDSLPEAYRSVFMLRQIEDMSTAETAECLNISEDAVKVRLFRAKALLRDELCSRIGSAAPDAFTFAGRRCDRIVATVLDRIRRM